Proteins from one Phocoena sinus isolate mPhoSin1 chromosome 8, mPhoSin1.pri, whole genome shotgun sequence genomic window:
- the UCP2 gene encoding mitochondrial uncoupling protein 2, producing the protein MVGFKATDVPPTATVKFLGAGTAACIADLITFPLDTAKVRLQIQGERQGPVQAAASAQYRGVLGTILTMVRTEGPRSLYKGLVAGLQRQMSFASIRIGLYDSVKQFYTKGSEHAGIGSHLLAGSTTGALAVAVAQPTDVVKVRFQAHAQAGGGRRYQSTTEAYKTIAREEGFRGLWKGTSPNVARNAVVNCAELVTYDLIKDTLLKANLMTDDLPCHFTSAFAAGFCTTIIASPVDVVKTRYMNSALCQYRSAGHCALTMLQKEGPQAFYKGFMPSFLRLGSWNVVMFVTYEQLKRALMAACASRDAPF; encoded by the exons ATGGTTGGGTTCAAGGCCACAGATGTGCCCCCTACTGCCACTGTGAAGTTCCTGGGGGCTGGCACAGCTGCCTGCATTGCAGATCTCATCACCTTTCCCCTGGATACTGCTAAAGTCCGGCTACAG ATCCAAGGAGAAAGGCAGGGGCCAGTGCAGGCTGCGGCCAGTGCCCAGTACCGCGGGGTGCTGGGCACCATCCTGACCATGGTGCGCACCGAGGGCCCCCGCAGCCTCTACAAAGGGCTGGTCGCCGGCCTGCAGCGCCAGATGAGCTTTGCCTCCATCCGCATCGGCCTCTACGACTCTGTCAAGCAGTTCTACACCAAGGGCTCTGAGC ATGCCGGCATCGGGAGCCACCTCCTGGCAGGCAGCACCACAGGTGCCTTGGCTGTGGCCGTGGCCCAGCCAACGGATGTGGTAAAGGTCCGATTCCAAGCGCACGCCCAGGCTGGAGGTGGCCGGAGGTACCAAAGCACCACTGAGGCCTACAAGACCATTGCCCGAGAGGAAGGGTTTCGGGGACTCTGGAAAG GGACCTCTCCCAATGTTGCTCGTAATGCTGTTGTCAACTGTGCTGAGCTTGTGACCTACGACCTCATCAAGGACACTCTCCTGAAGGCCAACCTAATGACAG ATGACCTCCCTTGCCACTTCACTTCCGCTTTCGCGGCGGGCTTCTGCACCACCATCATCGCCTCCCCTGTCGACGTGGTCAAGACGAGATACATGAACTCTGCCCTATGCCAGTACCGCAGTGCTGGCCACTGCGCCCTCACCATGCTCCAGAAGGAGGGTCCCCAAGCCTTCTACAAAGG GTTCATGCCCTCCTTTCTCCGATTGGGTTCCTGGAACGTGGTGATGTTCGTCACCTATGAACAGCTAAAACGGGCCCTCATGGCTGCCTGTGCTTCCCGGGAtgctcccttttga